One Dysosmobacter welbionis DNA segment encodes these proteins:
- the rplL gene encoding 50S ribosomal protein L7/L12: MSEKVTAMIEEIKGLTVLELSELVHALEEEFGVSAAAMAAPAAGAAAPAAEEKTSFDVVLTGFDAAAKIKVIKVVREITGQGLAEAKATVEGAPKTLKEGASKEDAEALKAQLEEAGAKVELK; the protein is encoded by the coding sequence ATGTCTGAGAAAGTTACCGCTATGATCGAAGAGATCAAGGGCCTGACCGTTCTGGAGCTGAGCGAGCTGGTGCACGCTCTGGAGGAGGAGTTCGGCGTGTCCGCCGCCGCTATGGCTGCTCCCGCTGCCGGCGCTGCCGCTCCCGCCGCTGAGGAGAAGACCTCCTTCGACGTGGTCCTGACCGGCTTCGACGCCGCTGCCAAGATCAAGGTCATTAAGGTTGTCCGCGAGATCACCGGCCAGGGCCTGGCCGAGGCCAAGGCTACTGTCGAGGGCGCTCCCAAGACCCTGAAGGAGGGTGCTTCCAAGGAGGACGCCGAGGCTCTGAAGGCTCAGCTGGAAGAGGCTGGCGCCAAGGTCGAGCTGAAGTAA